The following are encoded in a window of Artemia franciscana chromosome 19, ASM3288406v1, whole genome shotgun sequence genomic DNA:
- the LOC136039503 gene encoding sphingolipid delta(4)-desaturase DES1-like gives MGQHVSRTDFEWTEDQEPHAPRRKEILAKYPQIKRLFGYDPKFKWIVTAMVLTQLLMLYLVKNWSWYTVLGLAYCFGGVINHSLMLAIHEISHNLAFGHARPMANKILGIFANLPIGLPFACAFKKYHLEHHRYQGDDELDSDIPTSLEAKLFCTTGGKLLWLFLQPLFYALRPVFTRPRSPTKLELFNTVLQLSFNFAVFYFLGAKSLVYMLGGSLLAMGVHPVAGHFISEHYMFKKGFETYSYYGPLNWITFNVGYHNEHHDFPAVPGSRLPQVRAIAPEYYDTLPHHDSWVKVLFDFVTDPDVGPYARVKRQARGLDVDNSKKSL, from the exons ATGGGACAGCATGTGTCGAGGACAGATTTTGAGTGGACGGAAGATCAAGAGCCTCATGCACCTAGAAGAAAAGAAATCCTTG cgaAGTATCCTCAAATCAAACGGCTGTTTGGGTATGACCCCAAATTCAAATGGATAGTTACGGCCATGGTACTGACACAGTTGCTTATGCTATATCTCGTCAAAAATTGGAGCTGGTACACTGTATTGGGTCTGGCATATTGTTTTGGTGGTGTGATCAACCACTCCCTGATGTTAG CAATTCATGAGATTTCTCACAATTTGGCGTTTGGCCATGCTAGACCAATGGCtaacaaaattcttggaattttCGCCAATTTGCCAATTGGCTTGCCTTTTGCCTGCGCCTTTAAGAAGTACCATTTAGAGCATCACAGA taCCAGGGTGACGACGAACTCGATAGCGACATACCAACATCACTTGAAGCCAAACTGTTTTGTACCACTGGTGGTAAACTGCTCTGGCTATTCCTCCAGCCCCTTTTCTATGCCCTCCGACCCGTATTCACCCGACCTCGCTCTCCTACCAAGCTAGAACTTTTCAACACAGTCTTGCAACTGTCATTCAATTTTGCAGTCTTCTATTTCCTTGGCGCAAAGAGCCTGGTGTACATGCTTGGTGGTTCTCTGCTTGCTATGGGAGTTCATCCAGTCGCTGGGCACTTTATTAGTGAGCATTACATGTTTAAGAAGGGCTTTGAAACGTATTCCTATTATGGTCCGTTAAACTGGATTACCTTCAACGTTGGCTATCATAATGAGCATCATGATTTTCCTGCTGTTCCAGGGTCGAGGCTTCCTCAG gtacGAGCAATAGCACCAGAATACTATGATACACTACCCCATCACGATTCCTGGGTTAAGGTTCTATTTGATTTTGTCACTGATCCCGATGTTGGCCCCTACGCTCGTGTTAAGAGGCAGGCCCGTGGATTAGATGTGGATAACTCTAAAAAGAGTTTGTGA